In Niallia sp. FSL W8-0635, one genomic interval encodes:
- a CDS encoding AAA family ATPase: MAGNHSLVIDRIIGNIEKVMIGKRDVAELSLIALLAQGHVLLEDVPGVGKTMMVRALAKSVGANFRRIQFTPDLLPSDVTGVSIYNPKELEFQFVPGPIMGNIILADEINRTSPKTQSALLEAMEESSVTIDGITHHLQKPFFVMATQNPIEYEGTYPLPEAQLDRFLLKMQMGYPTVEEEMEVLTRVQVAAPIEKLESVVTLDELLTLQYEVRQVYVDDTIKKYIVELATATREHGGIYLGVSPRGSIALMRASQSYAFIQGRDYVIPDDVQFLVKAVFAHRIILKSETKFDGISAEEIINRIVGKVPVPVQRLVK, translated from the coding sequence ATGGCAGGAAATCATAGTTTGGTAATTGACAGAATAATCGGTAATATTGAAAAGGTAATGATTGGGAAAAGAGACGTGGCAGAACTTAGTTTGATTGCTTTACTTGCCCAAGGTCATGTTTTATTAGAAGACGTACCTGGAGTTGGGAAAACGATGATGGTACGAGCTTTAGCGAAATCAGTTGGTGCTAATTTCCGTAGAATTCAATTCACCCCAGACCTATTGCCCTCTGATGTAACAGGAGTTTCCATTTATAATCCGAAAGAGCTGGAATTTCAATTTGTTCCAGGTCCGATTATGGGGAATATCATCCTTGCAGATGAAATCAATCGAACATCTCCGAAAACGCAATCAGCCCTTTTGGAAGCGATGGAAGAAAGTAGTGTAACGATTGATGGAATTACCCATCATTTACAAAAGCCATTCTTTGTTATGGCAACCCAGAATCCCATTGAATATGAAGGAACGTACCCTCTTCCTGAAGCGCAGCTAGATCGCTTTTTATTAAAAATGCAAATGGGCTATCCAACTGTAGAAGAAGAAATGGAAGTGTTAACAAGAGTCCAAGTCGCCGCGCCTATTGAAAAACTAGAGTCTGTTGTAACCTTGGATGAATTACTTACTCTTCAATATGAAGTTAGACAAGTGTATGTTGATGACACAATAAAGAAATATATAGTGGAGCTTGCTACTGCAACGAGAGAACATGGGGGTATCTATTTAGGAGTAAGTCCTAGGGGTTCTATTGCGTTAATGAGAGCATCACAAAGTTATGCTTTTATCCAAGGAAGAGATTATGTTATTCCTGATGATGTGCAATTTTTAGTGAAAGCTGTATTTGCCCATCGAATTATTTTGAAATCAGAAACGAAATTCGATGGAATATCAGCTGAGGAAATTATCAATCGAATTGTTGGGAAAGTTCCTGTACCGGTGCAAAGGTTAGTGAAGTAA
- a CDS encoding DUF58 domain-containing protein codes for MKRFLQKLNRIWKLILLFLLIAMVFSYAMFQGGFVSWFLFYSFLPFALYGLLVAAYPIREWQVKRKIHKYEFSAKEEMQVEIELTRRTFFPIFYVMIEDSFSSTIGETIMGKKMLMPGFRRSLTFKYTVKELPRGEHIFDQLSLQMGDPLGLIEKEKAFIQVDRVLVYPPYEEMVYKPLENHYEQGMTSSKERVQRDTTMAVGIREYQPGDRFSWINWKASARRNNMMTKEFEQKQTHDIMIVMDCEVHKRFEAVVSFTASAIRAILKKGAQVGFLSVDTDRTVFPIRGGESQQQLLLYHLAKVRTTKEVTLAEVLDNDSSQLQQQATVMLITSKLTRELVDKAGWLTSKRYNLVLFVVTGKNEGLSSGEKTLSAFAIKRGIRIIHVSEGRFKEAFGEVVS; via the coding sequence ATGAAAAGATTTTTGCAAAAATTAAATCGGATTTGGAAACTAATCTTGCTATTTTTACTAATAGCGATGGTTTTTTCTTATGCTATGTTCCAAGGTGGATTTGTTAGCTGGTTTTTATTCTATAGTTTTTTACCATTTGCATTATATGGACTGCTGGTTGCTGCTTATCCAATTAGAGAATGGCAAGTGAAAAGAAAAATTCATAAATATGAATTTAGTGCAAAAGAAGAAATGCAAGTGGAAATTGAATTAACGAGAAGAACTTTTTTTCCTATTTTCTATGTAATGATAGAAGATTCCTTTAGCTCCACTATAGGGGAAACGATAATGGGCAAGAAAATGCTAATGCCTGGATTCAGGCGTAGCCTCACCTTTAAATATACAGTGAAAGAATTACCAAGGGGAGAACATATATTTGATCAGCTTTCTCTACAAATGGGAGATCCTTTAGGGCTTATTGAAAAGGAGAAGGCTTTTATACAAGTTGATCGAGTTCTTGTTTATCCTCCTTATGAAGAGATGGTGTACAAGCCGTTGGAAAATCACTATGAACAAGGAATGACCTCTTCAAAGGAACGAGTACAACGAGATACGACAATGGCTGTTGGCATTAGAGAATATCAGCCGGGGGATCGCTTTTCCTGGATTAACTGGAAAGCGAGTGCAAGACGAAATAATATGATGACAAAAGAGTTTGAACAAAAGCAGACTCATGACATTATGATTGTTATGGATTGCGAGGTGCATAAGAGGTTTGAAGCAGTAGTTTCTTTTACCGCTTCAGCAATTCGTGCTATTTTAAAAAAAGGTGCTCAGGTAGGATTTTTATCAGTTGATACAGATCGAACAGTTTTTCCTATAAGAGGAGGCGAAAGTCAGCAACAGCTGCTACTCTATCATTTAGCGAAGGTTCGTACGACAAAGGAAGTAACACTTGCAGAGGTTTTGGATAATGACAGTAGTCAGCTACAGCAACAGGCAACTGTCATGCTAATTACGTCGAAGTTAACGAGAGAGCTAGTAGATAAAGCTGGGTGGCTGACTAGTAAAAGGTATAATCTAGTATTATTTGTCGTTACAGGTAAGAATGAAGGTCTTTCAAGTGGAGAAAAAACATTAAGTGCTTTTGCAATAAAAAGAGGGATTCGAATTATCCATGTTTCTGAAGGAAGATTTAAAGAGGCTTTTGGGGAGGTGGTGTCTTAA
- a CDS encoding transglutaminase family protein, with the protein MSTSFSRKHITVSNFLLYVLGFLLIWEWLRPLEELTNTENVIVFNLFLALSLLLAFLRAPSLLSGTLKTVYIVFILQYLYYEESFFTFQWIQPFVAEFIDNLALVFDTNWPEMTNMFKSCLCFILLWLMAYLIDYWLIKRRKIFTFFLLTLIFITVLDTFTIYSANSAIIRTVIIGFTAMGMLTFFRLNDKDGSSGNNNSSILKWMIPLLLFVVVSAGIGYLSPKANPIWPDPVPFIQTMGNKGGDDEGVGAGNGVHRVGYSVDDSRLGGDFIGDPSLVFVAEVEEPHYWKVETKDTYTGKGWIQSEESLRLSRENFEVLDHGGDIPFMSFIEGENVKRTESESTVQFANAFSYFLYPLGVKELSATNSYMEIESGNERGVFNGYVESYSVKYDIPEYSLDALTTADMDAFVMNNPEVAHRYLQLPDSLPQRVKDLAADITKNDENVFAKVRAIETYFSSNGFVYSQSNVAVPDGNEDYVDQFLFETKLGYCDNYSTSMVTLLRSIGIPSRWVKGFTEGDFLEVDGDVRRYEVTNNNAHSWVEVYFPEVGWVSFEPTQGFSNANTYINDVQNDQNTDNTETQTPEAQEPQQETAENKPEEQEQALEPTTPPTEGWSNYTAAVKGNWQWITLVLVIVVLLGLAIYKFRYKWLPYYYIWKFKNAAGENNFPKAYILLLHLLEIAGLQKKEEVTLREYAKQIDHIYSSNEMSLLTAKYEEYLYKGQMPKGTWNDLKELWENLIKKTTA; encoded by the coding sequence ATGAGTACATCATTTAGCAGAAAACACATCACAGTATCCAATTTTCTATTATACGTTTTAGGTTTTTTATTAATATGGGAATGGCTAAGACCGTTAGAGGAATTGACGAATACAGAGAATGTCATTGTTTTTAACCTGTTCCTAGCGCTTTCTTTATTACTAGCATTTTTGCGGGCGCCAAGCTTATTAAGTGGAACGTTAAAGACTGTTTATATTGTCTTTATTCTTCAATATTTATATTATGAAGAATCTTTTTTTACTTTCCAGTGGATACAGCCCTTTGTTGCTGAATTTATTGATAATTTGGCATTAGTATTTGATACAAATTGGCCAGAAATGACTAATATGTTCAAAAGTTGTCTCTGTTTTATTTTGCTATGGCTTATGGCATATTTAATTGATTACTGGTTAATTAAGCGAAGAAAGATTTTTACTTTCTTTTTATTGACACTTATCTTTATTACAGTATTAGATACTTTTACAATTTATAGTGCTAATAGCGCCATTATTCGAACGGTCATAATCGGTTTTACAGCAATGGGGATGTTGACATTCTTTCGTTTAAACGACAAAGATGGGTCGTCGGGCAATAATAATAGTTCTATTTTGAAATGGATGATCCCTTTGCTTTTATTTGTAGTAGTGAGTGCTGGAATTGGCTATTTATCTCCAAAAGCAAATCCTATATGGCCTGATCCTGTTCCTTTCATTCAAACAATGGGGAATAAAGGTGGCGATGATGAAGGCGTCGGTGCTGGGAATGGTGTTCATCGGGTTGGATATAGCGTAGATGATTCTAGATTAGGTGGGGACTTTATTGGTGATCCCTCCTTGGTATTTGTTGCAGAAGTGGAAGAGCCTCATTATTGGAAAGTAGAAACGAAAGATACGTATACAGGTAAAGGATGGATACAATCAGAGGAATCATTAAGATTAAGTAGAGAGAACTTTGAGGTATTGGACCACGGCGGAGATATTCCATTTATGTCCTTTATAGAAGGGGAAAATGTGAAGCGAACGGAGTCAGAAAGCACGGTACAATTTGCTAATGCTTTTTCTTACTTTCTCTATCCGTTAGGAGTAAAAGAACTATCCGCTACTAATTCCTATATGGAAATCGAAAGCGGAAATGAACGTGGTGTTTTTAACGGATATGTAGAAAGCTACTCTGTTAAATATGATATACCGGAATACAGTTTGGATGCATTAACTACTGCAGATATGGATGCCTTTGTAATGAATAACCCAGAAGTTGCGCATCGTTATCTTCAGCTTCCTGATTCGTTACCACAAAGAGTGAAAGATCTTGCTGCAGATATAACCAAAAATGATGAAAATGTATTTGCGAAAGTAAGAGCGATAGAAACTTATTTCTCTTCTAATGGATTTGTCTATAGCCAAAGTAATGTTGCCGTTCCGGATGGGAATGAAGACTATGTGGATCAATTTCTATTTGAAACAAAGCTTGGGTACTGTGATAACTATTCTACTTCAATGGTTACCTTGCTGCGTTCTATCGGTATTCCATCTCGCTGGGTAAAGGGCTTTACGGAAGGAGACTTTTTAGAGGTTGATGGTGATGTTCGTCGTTATGAAGTAACAAATAACAATGCGCATTCCTGGGTAGAGGTTTATTTCCCAGAGGTTGGCTGGGTTTCTTTTGAACCGACACAAGGTTTCTCCAATGCCAATACGTATATTAATGATGTACAAAATGATCAAAATACCGATAATACAGAAACGCAAACCCCAGAGGCGCAGGAGCCACAACAAGAAACTGCTGAAAATAAACCAGAAGAGCAAGAGCAAGCTTTAGAACCAACAACACCGCCTACGGAGGGATGGAGTAATTATACAGCTGCAGTCAAAGGAAATTGGCAGTGGATTACCCTTGTTCTAGTTATCGTTGTTCTGTTAGGACTTGCTATTTATAAATTTCGATATAAATGGCTTCCATATTATTATATTTGGAAATTCAAAAATGCTGCCGGTGAAAATAACTTTCCTAAAGCGTATATCCTCTTGTTACATTTATTAGAGATTGCAGGGCTTCAGAAAAAGGAAGAAGTTACCTTAAGAGAGTATGCAAAGCAAATTGATCATATTTATTCAAGCAATGAAATGAGCTTATTGACTGCTAAATATGAGGAATATCTGTATAAAGGTCAGATGCCAAAAGGCACTTGGAATGATTTGAAGGAATTGTGGGAAAATTTAATTAAAAAAACAACAGCTTGA
- the guaA gene encoding glutamine-hydrolyzing GMP synthase encodes MGKAHIEGQEMIVVLDFGSQYNQLITRRIREFGVYSELHPHTITAEEIKELNPTGIIFSGGPNSVYDENAFGVDEKIFDLGLPIFGICYGMQLMTQHFAGKVEKAKHREYGKASINIENNSKLFADLPTEQIVWMSHGDLVVEAPAGFTIDATSASCPIASMSNEEQGLYAVQFHPEVRHSVYGNELLKNFVFGVCGCKGDWSMENFIEIEMEKIRQTVGDKKVLCALSGGVDSSVVAVLIHKAIGDQLTCIFVDHGLLRKGEAEGVMKTFTEGFNMNVIKVDAKERFMSKLEGVSDPEKKRKIIGNEFIYVFDDEAAKLEGIDFLAQGTLYTDIIESGTATAQTIKSHHNVGGLPEDMQFQLIEPLNTLFKDEVRALGTELGIADEIVWRQPFPGPGLGIRVLGAISEEKLEIVRESDAILREEIKKAGLERDVWQYFTVLPDIRSVGVMGDARTYDYTIGIRAVTSIDGMTSDWARLPWDVLEVISTRIVNEVAHINRVVYDITSKPPATIEWE; translated from the coding sequence ATGGGGAAAGCGCATATAGAAGGTCAGGAAATGATTGTTGTCCTAGACTTTGGTAGTCAATACAATCAATTGATTACAAGAAGAATAAGAGAATTTGGTGTATATAGTGAGTTGCATCCACATACCATTACTGCTGAAGAGATTAAGGAATTAAACCCTACAGGAATAATTTTCTCAGGTGGCCCTAACAGTGTATACGATGAAAATGCATTTGGCGTAGATGAGAAAATATTTGATTTAGGACTTCCTATCTTTGGTATTTGTTATGGAATGCAATTAATGACACAGCATTTTGCAGGGAAAGTGGAAAAAGCAAAGCATCGTGAATATGGAAAAGCATCAATCAATATTGAAAATAACTCTAAGTTATTCGCTGACCTTCCGACAGAACAAATCGTTTGGATGAGTCATGGTGATTTAGTTGTAGAAGCTCCAGCTGGATTTACAATAGATGCAACAAGCGCTTCTTGTCCAATCGCTTCTATGAGTAATGAAGAACAAGGATTATATGCAGTTCAATTCCATCCAGAGGTTCGTCATTCTGTTTATGGAAATGAATTGTTGAAAAACTTTGTGTTCGGTGTTTGTGGATGCAAAGGCGACTGGTCTATGGAAAACTTCATTGAAATCGAAATGGAAAAAATTCGTCAGACGGTTGGAGATAAGAAAGTTCTTTGTGCCCTTAGTGGTGGAGTTGACTCTTCTGTTGTTGCTGTATTGATTCATAAAGCAATTGGTGACCAATTAACATGTATATTTGTTGACCATGGACTTCTTCGTAAAGGAGAAGCAGAAGGGGTTATGAAGACTTTCACAGAAGGCTTCAACATGAATGTTATTAAAGTCGATGCAAAAGAACGCTTTATGTCTAAACTAGAAGGCGTAAGTGACCCAGAGAAAAAACGTAAGATTATCGGAAATGAGTTCATCTATGTATTTGATGATGAAGCAGCTAAATTAGAAGGAATTGATTTCTTAGCACAAGGCACACTTTACACAGATATTATAGAAAGTGGAACAGCTACTGCACAAACAATTAAGTCCCATCATAATGTTGGTGGACTTCCGGAAGATATGCAATTCCAGTTAATTGAGCCATTAAATACGTTATTTAAAGATGAAGTACGTGCTCTTGGTACAGAATTGGGAATAGCTGACGAAATTGTTTGGAGACAACCTTTCCCAGGTCCTGGTTTAGGTATTCGAGTGCTAGGTGCGATTTCAGAGGAAAAACTAGAAATCGTTCGTGAATCTGACGCAATTTTACGAGAAGAAATCAAAAAAGCAGGATTAGAAAGAGATGTATGGCAATACTTTACTGTACTACCAGATATCCGAAGTGTTGGGGTAATGGGAGATGCACGTACGTATGACTATACTATCGGAATCCGCGCAGTTACTTCTATTGATGGAATGACTTCTGACTGGGCAAGATTGCCATGGGATGTATTAGAAGTGATTTCCACTAGAATCGTAAATGAAGTAGCGCATATTAATCGTGTAGTGTATGACATTACAAGTAAGCCACCTGCAACGATTGAGTGGGAGTAA
- a CDS encoding NCS2 family permease has translation MKKFFKFEELGTNYRREFLGGFTTFLAMAYILAVNPFTLTLGDVADLPDALRMDYGAVFVATALAAAVGSLIMGIFANYPIALAPGLGLNAYFAYTVVLTQGHPWQYALAAVFISSVFFLLLTLSGLREKLINAIPVELKLAVGAGIGLFITFIGLQNSEIIVGNAATLVHIGDLTKPSTLLAIFGIFVTIILMVRGIHGGVFYGMIITAVVGMIFGVIDTPSKVVSAVPSMEPTFGSLFSALGDPGFYTQSMLVVVLTFLFVDFFDNAGTLVAVANQAGLMKENKLPRAGKALFADSIASMVGSIFGTSTTTSYIESSAGVAAGARTGFAAVVTAGFFLLSLFFFPLLEVVTSAVTTPALVVVGILMVSSLGKIDWAKFEVAVPAFLTIVAMPLTYSIATGIAVGFIFYPIVMIVKGRIKDINPIMYVFFVIFALYFIFLQ, from the coding sequence ATGAAGAAGTTTTTCAAATTCGAAGAACTAGGCACAAATTACCGCAGAGAGTTTTTAGGTGGTTTCACTACATTCCTTGCGATGGCTTATATTTTAGCAGTAAATCCATTTACATTAACATTAGGGGACGTTGCTGACCTTCCAGATGCATTAAGAATGGATTATGGAGCGGTATTTGTGGCGACAGCACTTGCTGCAGCAGTAGGATCTCTAATTATGGGGATATTTGCTAACTATCCAATCGCGTTAGCTCCAGGTTTAGGCTTAAACGCATATTTTGCTTATACTGTTGTATTAACACAAGGACATCCTTGGCAATATGCTTTAGCAGCTGTATTTATTTCAAGTGTATTTTTCTTATTACTAACACTTTCTGGTCTTCGTGAAAAACTAATTAATGCGATACCGGTTGAATTAAAGCTTGCGGTCGGCGCAGGTATTGGATTATTTATAACATTTATTGGATTGCAAAACTCTGAAATTATTGTTGGTAACGCTGCGACACTTGTTCATATTGGTGATTTAACCAAGCCAAGTACATTATTAGCTATTTTTGGTATTTTCGTTACGATTATTTTAATGGTTAGAGGAATTCATGGTGGAGTATTCTACGGAATGATCATCACAGCAGTAGTAGGAATGATTTTTGGAGTAATTGATACGCCTTCTAAAGTGGTTTCTGCAGTTCCTAGCATGGAGCCAACTTTTGGATCATTGTTCTCCGCGCTTGGTGATCCTGGATTTTATACACAAAGTATGTTGGTTGTTGTTTTAACCTTCTTGTTTGTTGATTTCTTTGATAATGCTGGTACATTAGTAGCAGTTGCAAACCAAGCTGGATTAATGAAAGAAAATAAATTGCCGAGAGCAGGAAAAGCATTATTTGCTGATTCTATTGCATCCATGGTAGGTTCTATTTTCGGTACATCTACAACGACTTCGTATATTGAGTCATCAGCAGGTGTTGCTGCTGGAGCTCGTACTGGATTTGCTGCAGTTGTTACAGCAGGATTCTTCTTGTTATCCTTATTCTTCTTCCCGCTGTTGGAAGTAGTAACATCAGCTGTTACAACACCAGCTTTAGTTGTGGTTGGTATTTTGATGGTTTCATCCCTTGGGAAAATTGATTGGGCTAAGTTTGAAGTGGCTGTTCCAGCATTCCTTACTATTGTTGCAATGCCTTTGACATACAGTATTGCAACAGGTATCGCTGTCGGATTTATTTTCTATCCAATTGTAATGATCGTAAAAGGTCGTATCAAGGATATTAATCCAATTATGTATGTATTCTTTGTCATCTTTGCATTGTACTTTATCTTCTTACAATAG
- the glcT gene encoding glucose PTS transporter transcription antiterminator GlcT: MPNLLIKKALNNNVLIGDHPSYGEVVLIGKGIGFNQKSGDTIDVSVVEKLFVLKDEKDQSNYLKLLPQVDNELLDVIVSSIELIKSKTNTKLNEHIHIALTDHIMFASSRITKGLVLNNPFLIETKALYPFEYSIAEEVVKLIGEQTGLQLPVGEIGFIALHIHSAMMNKSLSEVNQHSQLVTHLVNLIEAQLDTKIDKDSIDYMRLVRHLRFTIERVNTGEKVEEPEKITLLLKTEYPLCYNLAWKLIKVMQQVLKKPVFDAEAVYLTMHLQRLQKKIK, from the coding sequence ATGCCTAATTTACTAATAAAGAAAGCGCTGAATAATAATGTGCTCATTGGAGACCATCCGTCCTATGGAGAAGTAGTGCTAATAGGGAAAGGAATAGGCTTTAATCAGAAAAGCGGAGATACAATTGATGTGAGTGTTGTAGAGAAACTGTTTGTTTTAAAGGATGAAAAGGATCAAAGTAATTACTTGAAGCTTCTACCTCAGGTGGATAATGAGTTGTTAGATGTTATAGTTTCATCTATAGAACTGATTAAAAGCAAGACAAATACAAAGTTGAACGAGCATATTCATATTGCGTTAACAGATCATATTATGTTTGCTTCATCCCGTATTACGAAAGGGCTAGTATTGAATAATCCGTTTCTGATTGAAACAAAGGCATTGTACCCGTTTGAGTATTCGATCGCTGAAGAGGTCGTAAAATTAATCGGTGAACAAACAGGGCTTCAGTTACCAGTAGGTGAAATCGGTTTCATTGCATTGCATATTCATAGTGCGATGATGAACAAAAGTTTATCAGAAGTCAATCAACATTCACAGTTAGTTACACATCTTGTGAATTTAATAGAAGCACAACTAGATACAAAAATTGATAAAGATAGCATTGATTATATGCGTTTAGTAAGACATTTACGTTTTACGATTGAAAGGGTAAATACTGGGGAAAAAGTGGAAGAACCAGAAAAAATAACTTTGCTATTGAAGACTGAGTATCCCCTGTGCTATAATCTTGCGTGGAAGCTCATAAAAGTTATGCAACAAGTACTTAAAAAGCCGGTCTTTGATGCAGAAGCAGTATATTTGACGATGCATTTACAAAGACTTCAGAAAAAAATAAAATAG
- the ptsG gene encoding glucose-specific PTS transporter subunit IIBC, with protein MFKKLFGVLQKVGKALMLPVAILPAAGILLAFGNALQNPTLLDIAPFLNNSGVEMVASVMEDAGNIIFGNLSLLFAVGVAVGLAGGEGVAGLAAIIGFLIMNVTMGTVLGIDADALVGSTEYAAVLGIPTLQTGVFGGIIVGIIAASMYNRFFEIELPSYLGFFAGKRFVPIATAGSAVILGLLMIVIWPPIQHGLNVFSENMLGANLTLSAFIFGLIERSLIPFGLHHIFYSPFWFEFGSYTTNAGTIVKGDQAIFMNQIKDGVQNLTAGTFMTGKFPFMMFGLPAAALAIYHEARPEKKVIVGGLMASAALTSFLTGITEPLEFSFLFVAPVLFGIHAVFAGLSFMTMHLLNVKVGMTFSGGLIDYVLFGLINPQTNAWIIIPVGLVFAVIYYFGFRFAIRKFNLKTPGREDESEETESGAKGTTSDLPYDVLEAMGGQENIAHLDACITRLRVSVNDIKAVDKARLKSLGAAGVLEVGNNIQAIFGPRSETIKGQMKDIISGKRPRPASQPSMDKEVKEQIEDVNPSALQGNVTGEDSFVAPIKGELVSITDVPDPVFAGKMMGDGFAIIPSEGTVVSPVDGKIVNLFPTKHALGILADNGREILIHFGIDTVKLKGEGFETLVSENDQVKQGQPLLKVNLDYIKENATSTITPVVFTNLAEGESVQINKLGNVELKDEDVVTITK; from the coding sequence ATGTTTAAAAAGTTGTTTGGTGTTTTACAAAAAGTTGGTAAAGCGCTCATGTTGCCAGTTGCCATTCTTCCGGCGGCAGGTATCTTGCTTGCATTTGGTAATGCATTGCAAAATCCGACGCTTCTTGATATTGCACCATTTTTAAATAATAGTGGAGTAGAAATGGTTGCGTCCGTTATGGAGGATGCTGGGAATATCATCTTTGGTAACCTTTCCTTACTATTTGCGGTTGGGGTTGCTGTTGGTTTAGCTGGCGGTGAAGGTGTAGCAGGTCTAGCTGCTATTATTGGATTCCTTATTATGAACGTTACTATGGGAACAGTTCTAGGAATTGATGCTGATGCTTTAGTAGGTAGTACAGAATATGCAGCTGTTTTAGGAATTCCTACTCTTCAAACGGGTGTGTTCGGGGGTATCATTGTCGGTATTATCGCCGCCTCGATGTATAATCGTTTCTTTGAAATTGAATTGCCATCTTACTTAGGATTCTTCGCAGGGAAACGTTTCGTTCCGATTGCAACAGCTGGAAGTGCTGTTATTTTAGGTTTATTGATGATTGTTATTTGGCCTCCAATCCAGCATGGTCTAAACGTTTTCTCTGAAAATATGTTGGGTGCTAATTTAACATTATCTGCGTTTATCTTTGGTCTAATTGAAAGATCGTTGATTCCTTTTGGATTACATCATATTTTCTATTCTCCTTTCTGGTTCGAGTTTGGTAGTTACACTACGAATGCTGGAACAATTGTTAAAGGGGACCAAGCTATCTTTATGAACCAAATTAAAGATGGTGTTCAAAACTTAACTGCAGGTACATTTATGACTGGTAAATTCCCATTCATGATGTTTGGATTACCAGCTGCGGCACTTGCTATTTATCATGAAGCTCGTCCTGAGAAAAAAGTAATAGTTGGTGGTTTAATGGCATCAGCGGCATTAACTTCTTTCTTAACAGGTATTACAGAGCCGTTAGAATTCTCATTCTTATTCGTGGCTCCGGTATTATTTGGAATTCATGCTGTTTTTGCAGGTCTATCTTTTATGACAATGCATTTATTAAATGTAAAAGTCGGTATGACATTCTCTGGCGGTTTAATCGACTATGTACTATTCGGTCTTATTAACCCACAAACAAATGCATGGATTATTATCCCTGTTGGTTTAGTATTCGCTGTCATTTACTATTTTGGTTTCCGTTTTGCAATCCGCAAGTTCAATCTGAAAACACCAGGTAGAGAAGATGAATCAGAGGAAACAGAAAGTGGTGCAAAAGGGACAACTAGTGATCTTCCATATGATGTATTAGAAGCTATGGGGGGACAAGAAAATATTGCGCATTTAGATGCATGTATTACTCGTCTTCGCGTATCTGTTAATGATATTAAAGCCGTAGATAAAGCTCGTTTGAAATCATTAGGTGCTGCTGGAGTACTTGAAGTTGGAAATAACATTCAAGCAATTTTTGGTCCTCGTTCTGAAACGATTAAAGGTCAAATGAAAGATATCATTAGTGGTAAAAGACCGCGTCCAGCTTCGCAACCATCTATGGATAAAGAAGTGAAAGAACAAATTGAAGATGTTAATCCAAGTGCATTACAAGGTAATGTGACAGGTGAAGACTCTTTCGTTGCTCCTATTAAAGGAGAATTAGTTTCCATTACAGATGTACCAGATCCAGTGTTTGCAGGTAAGATGATGGGAGACGGTTTTGCAATTATTCCTTCAGAAGGAACAGTTGTGTCACCTGTTGATGGAAAAATTGTTAACTTATTCCCTACAAAGCATGCTCTTGGAATTTTAGCTGATAATGGTCGTGAAATTCTAATTCACTTTGGTATTGATACAGTTAAATTAAAAGGGGAAGGTTTTGAAACGCTTGTTTCTGAGAACGATCAAGTAAAACAAGGTCAACCTCTATTGAAAGTGAATCTTGACTATATTAAGGAAAATGCAACATCTACTATTACACCTGTTGTATTTACAAACCTAGCTGAGGGCGAATCAGTACAAATTAATAAGCTTGGTAATGTGGAACTTAAAGATGAAGATGTAGTAACGATTACTAAGTAA
- a CDS encoding MarR family transcriptional regulator, with protein MDKRQQLMSELMDLCNEIIWLNKPELESALNGYTLNEIELIENIALIPNANVTKLAAASYMTRGAISKLTKKLLAKNIIESYQNAENKKEIYFRLTANGQKINNIHQELHGLFLKRDKEVFKNMTDDEFDTIFRFIGRYRYHLKNITR; from the coding sequence ATGGATAAAAGACAGCAGTTAATGAGCGAGCTTATGGATTTATGCAATGAAATAATTTGGCTTAATAAACCGGAACTTGAATCGGCCCTAAATGGATATACATTGAATGAAATAGAATTAATCGAAAATATCGCCCTAATCCCAAATGCAAATGTGACAAAACTTGCAGCTGCAAGTTATATGACTCGAGGCGCAATAAGTAAGCTCACCAAGAAGCTTCTAGCTAAAAATATTATTGAGAGTTATCAAAATGCTGAAAATAAAAAAGAAATATATTTTCGGTTAACAGCTAATGGGCAGAAAATAAATAATATCCATCAAGAATTACATGGGCTGTTTCTTAAACGTGACAAAGAAGTATTTAAAAATATGACTGATGATGAATTTGATACTATTTTTCGTTTCATTGGTCGATACAGGTATCATTTGAAAAATATCACGAGATAA